Below is a window of Haloterrigena alkaliphila DNA.
GAACTCGAGGAACTCTCGCCCGTCCTCATCGAAGGCATCGGCGTAGCGGCTCTCGAGCAGTTGGAGATAACTCGTCACCATCCGTAGCGGTTCCTGTAAGTCGTGTGAGGCGGCGTACGCGAATTGCTCGAGCCGTTCGTTCGATTCCTCGAGCTTTTCGACCGTTGCTTCGAGTTTGCGCTGGGACTTCCGGCGTTCAGTAATGTCGGTCAGCGTCACGACCGCGCGACTTACGTCCCCCCGCTCATTTCTGACCGGCATCCCGTGTTCCATGATGATTCGCCGGCCATCATCGAACGTCGTGATCTCGTAGACGTTCGGCTCCATCACCTCCTCGCCCTGAAGCACCTGATACATCGTCCAGTCTTCGGGCTCGACTCCCTCACCAGAGTCCGCCCACACCGCGGAATACTTTTCGTAGTCCTCGAAACCGTCCGCGTTGAAGACGTCTCCGCCCCAGATCTCTTTTGCCGTGTCGTTTGCCCGAATCATCGAACCGTCCGCATCGGAGACGACGGCACCGACGGGAAGCACGTCGAATAACGTCTCGAGTTGCTTGCGTTGCTCCTGGGCCTCGAGTTCCGCCTGTTTCCGTTCCGTAATATCGGTCAGTGCGCCGGGGAATGTAATCGGATCTCCGTCCTCGTCGCACTCGACGTGGCCGCGTGCCACGACCCAGCGGAGTTCCCCGTCGGCGTTCCAGACCCGATACTCCTCTTCGTATTCGTCACCGGATTCGACGGCTTCCTGAATCTTCCGCTCGACGCGCTCGCGGTCGTCTTCGTGAATTGACGAGGTGATCCGTTCCAGCGGGACTCCCTCTCGGGCCGCGTCCGGATCGACGCCGAACGTCCTGGCGAACGACGCGCCGGTAACGAACGTGTCTTCGGGGATCCGCCACTCCCAGGTGCCGACCGCACCGGCCTCCGTCGCCGCCTCGAGTTGGGCCTTCGCATCCTCGAGATATCGCTCGCGCTCCTTCTGCTCGGTGATATCCTGGGCCATCGTCATGCCCGCGAAGACGTCGCCGCGCTCGTCGGTGATCGGCACCGAGCGGAGCACCCACTCTCGACCTTCGTAACAAAGTTCAATCGATGCTTCCTCGCCCTCGAGCGCCGCTTGGAACGCGGGTTCGAGGTCGTCGACGGTTTCGTCGGGCCAGACGTCTCGGAAGTTCTTCCCCTCGAGATCGTCGGGGTCGACGGGAATCCAGTCGAACCCCTGTCCCGCTGCCAGCGTGTACTCGAGGTCGTGGTCGAACAGCGTCACGAGACCGTTCGGGAAGTACTCCGCGAGCGTCCGGTACCGTTGTTCGGACTCCTTCCGGGCTTGCTCGCGCTTCTTGCGTTCGGTCACGTCGCGGAAGTAGACCGAGATGCCGGTCTCGGAGGGATAGAGATTCGCCTCGACCCAGAAGTCGAGCGTGTCGTAGTAAAGTTCGTAGCTGGTCGCTTCCTGTTCGTCCCGGGCCGTATGGAAGGCCTCCCAGACGTCGTCGATTTCAGCAGCGGACGGAAACACATCCCAGAGGCGTTTACCGAGCAACTCCTCCTCCGAGTGCTGGAGGAGTTCTTCGGCGCGCTCGTTGACGTGCGTGAAGTGGAAGTCTTCATCGACCGCGTAGAAGGCGTCAGAAATCCGTCCGAGCATGCGCTGGAGTTCGCTTTCGAGTTCCTGTTCGCGCTCCCGTCGGTCGGTCATATCGCGAGTCACCTTCAGATATCCGCGATGGGTTCCGTCCGCGTCCCGGACCGCCGAGATCGTCACGTTCGCCCAGAACCGCGTGCCGTCCTGCCTGACGCGCCACCCTTCGTCTTCGACGGAGCCGTTCTCGAGAGCCCGCTCGAGGTTTCGCTCGGGGACGCCCGCATCTCGGTCTTCTTCGGTGTAAAACGTCGAGAAGTGTTCGCCGAGAATCTCGTTCCGATCGTACCCTTTGATCCGCGACGCACCTTCGTTCCAGCTCACGACGGACCCATCGGAATCGAGGCGGAAAATCGCGTACTCTTCGACGGCGTCGGCCAGCGATCGAAACTCCTCTTCGCTCTCCCGCAAGGCGTCTTCCGAACGCTTCCGATCGGTGATGTCGTAATAGAGTTCGATCCGACCACCGGCGTACTGGCCGGTCTCGACGGGTTTGCTGTAGTGCTCGAGCCACCGTCCCTCGCGGTCGTCGTCCGCCGTGAGTCGACACTCGAACCGCTCGGTGTAGCTGTTGTCCTCGTAGACGCCCGAAACGGTTTCTTCGAAGCGTTCCGGGTCGGCGAAGTTGTGTTTCATCGTCTCTTCCAGCACCTGTCGTTTGTCGCGCCCGATGATCTCGTTTCGATCGAGGCCGAAGTATTCCTCGGCCGTTTCGTCGATCCAGGCGACCTCGAGGTCGCCATCGATTACGAAGGCTCCGATATCGGACTCATCGAGTACGGTAGCGATCGATTCGTACGAGTCTCGTGTCGACTCGAGCGTGTCCAATCGGTGTTTCTGTTCGGAGAGATCCCGGGCGACGCCGATCGTCCCTTCGAACTCACCACCATCCATGAGCGGGTTGATTCGAAGTTCGCACGGTACTGTCCCGCCATCGGCGGTCTGGATACCGAGTTCGAGCGTAGCAATACTGTCGTCTTCCGCAGTCACTCGAGTGCGGATTTCGCGTTCGATGTCGACGATGTCGTTTTCGGCGAGAACGAGTGAGACGTGTTCGCCGAGAAGTTCATCCCGAGTGTAGCCGGTCGTCTCGACGATAACCTCATTAACCGCGACAAATCGGCCGTTGGAGTCGAGTTGGTAGATCCCGTCGTCGATCGTGTTAACAAGCGTCTGATATCGTTGCAGAGCCACATCGTTTTCGGCATCCCCCCAAAATGATCCTTCAGAAGCGTCCGCTCGTGTTCCCATAGTCACCCATGTCTACTTGCAGTGAAAAACCTCTCGTCGTACGGTCGGCACCTGGTCTCGACTTCGTGCCGGTTCTTTCGGTATCGGTACGACCGACGAAACCCTCGAGACCGAGAAATATCGCCACAGAGACAATTACTTCGGCACATCCGGTAGCGGTTAGCAACTCGTCGAGTGGGACGGAGGTCGGTCTCGAGGTGGAGTCGACGTTGGCGACAGTAACGGCTGGGGATCGAATATCGCAGTTGCTATCAGAGTGATCTCATATAGAACGGGTGTCTCTCCCGAGTACAACTGTTTCGCGTAGAAGGCAAGCCGGCGGAGGGATTGTGAACCACGGTCGGAGCGAGCTCCTCCCTGATTCAAATCCGCCACAGCTTGCTTCGCTCCTCACGTGATGTTCGTCGCAGAAGACAAGCCGGTGGAGGGATTTGAACCCTCGACCTAATCCTTACGAAGGATTCGCTCTGCCAGTCTGAGCTACACCGGCACGCTCGCTTCGCTCGCGTCCCGAGCCTTGCCTCGGTTCCCTCGGCAAGACACCGGCACGGTGTGTCTATTCATAGGTTCGATGCCGGCCATAAGGATTGCGAATCGTCGCGCACGTGCGAAGGGGTCGCGTGCCTCGAGTCAGCGCTCGAGGCGCACGTCCAGACAGACGTTCAGTTCGTGGGGCGCGTAGGACCGTACGACGCGCTCCGTCTCGACGGTGACGTCGTACGCCGGTTCAGCGGCGTCGCGGATCGCGCGCTCTCCCGGGCCGAACGGGTCGTCCTCGTGCTGGATGTCGTAGTAGTGGAGGACGCAGTCGTCGCCCGCGACGGCGACGGCCGACTCGAGGAATTCGTCGGCGCTGTGGGGGAGGTTCATCACGACGCGGTCGCCCCAGTCCGCGTACTCGGGGGCGACCTCGCGGACGTCTTCGCAGACGGCGGTCACTCGATCCGCGACGCCGTTCCGGCGCGCGTTCTCGCGCAGGTAGTCGATCGCGTCCGGGTTAACGTCGACGCCGACGCACTCGGCGCCGCGCTTCGCGACGGGGATCGCGAACGGGCCGACGCCGGCGAACATGTCGAAGGCGTGTTCGCCCTCGGAGACCTGTTCCGTAACTCGGTGGCGCTCGGTCGCCAGCCGCGGCGAGAAGTACACCGCAGCGAGATCCAGCAGGAACTCGCAGCCGTACTCGCGGTGGACGACCACCGTGTTCTCGCCCGCGAGCAACTCCCAGTCGCGGACCCGCGTCTCGCCTTTCACCTTCGAGGCCTTGTTCAACACCGTCTCGAGGGGCAGATCCGACGCCACGATGGCGTCCGCGATCGCACGGGCGCGCTCGGGATCGTCCTCGTCGATCAGCGCCGCCCGTCCGAGGCGCTCGTAGGAGGGTTCGAACCCCAGCAGGTCGGCGGGCGTCGTCTGGGTCTCGCGCTCCTCGAGCGGTCGGGAGACGACCTCGAGGTCCTCGGGGACCGCCGCGGGGTCGGCGACCGGCACGTAGAGGCTGCCGTCTTCGACGGTCAGTTCGTAGTCGTCGTCGATCAGGTCCGCGTCCGCGAGTCGCTGGCGCGCGGCCTCCCCTTCCTCGCGCGGGACGCGGACGCACGGCACGTCCATACCCCCACGGAGCCGTCGAACCGCCGTAACGGTGACGTTTCGCCGCGCGGTCCGAGGTTTCGCTGCGCGGTCCGAGTCGCGACCGGGTCGCTCGAGGATCGGCGAGTGGAGTGAACGTTTTCACGCAGCCGACGCTATGGGTCCCTATGCGAGAGTTGACGACCGTGGAGACGGTCCACGAGGAGGGGTCGTGGCTGTTCACGGTACGAGATCAGTACGGCGAGCAGGACGAGGTCATCCTCGTCCCCTGCGACGACGGAGCCGAGGCCTGGATCAACCGCTGTACGCACGAGGCCCAGCGGTTCGACACCGGTCGCGGCGTGCCGATGCGCGACGGCCAGATCATCTGTCCGAAACACGGCTCGATGTTCGATTCGTGTTCCGGCTACTGCGACAACGGCGAGGCCGCCGACACCACGCTTCCGGCGGTCGACATCACGGTTCGCGACGACGGCCGGATAGTCCTCGACGACGACGAGTTCACGTTCGTCGGCGAGGGCGGTATCGACGACAACGAGGACGGCGGCGACGACGGTCCCGCCTCGACCTCGCACATCGGCTTTTGAGTCCGTCGTCGCGCGGGGGCTTATTTCACTGCGCTGTCTGGTCTCCGTATGGACCGCCAGACCGTCTCGAGCGACACCGAGTGGGAACCGAAGGTGGGCTACTCGCGGGCCGTCCGCGCGGGCTCGCACGTTCACGTCGCCGGGACGACCGCGACCGACGAGGACGGGAGCGTCGTCGCGCCCGGAGATCCCTACCGGCAGACGGAGCGCGCCCTCGAGATCGTCGCGGACGCATTGGCGGAAGCCGGAGCGAACCTCGAGGACGTCGTCCGAACCCGCATCTATACTGTCGACCGTAACGGTTCGTGGAGTCGCCGAGCAATCCGGCGAATCCACCGCGCTGACTTACAGTCGACAGTATACGTCACCGACATCGACGACTGGGAGGCGATCGGACGCGCACGCGGCGAGGTCTTCGGCGAGATCCGTCCCGCAGCCAGCATGGTCGAGGTCCAGCGGCTGATCGACCCCGACCACTGCGTCGAGATCGAAGCGGTGGCGATCACCGACGACGGTCGGTGACCCGCCGCGTTACGCCGACCCGACGACCGCGTGGCAGGCGCAACCAACCGCATTTTCACTCTCGAGCCCGTCATCTGGGCCGATAGGGATGACCTCGACAGGCAATCGCTCGAAGCTGCTGAAGAACGCGAGTACCGTGACGACGCTGATCGACGCAGTAATGGAGTTTTCGAAGGGCCGACGCGCCAGCGGCGTCCTGCTGCTCGTGGCCGCCGCGCTCTCCTCGCGCGTGCCCGGGTTGGGGACGGCCACGTCGCTGCTCCTGCGGGCGTCTCGCCGACTTCGATAACGCGCCGCCGACGCCCCACCGTCGCGCACGCCGCGTCTCGAAAGCGTATTCCGGTCGCTGGCACTACCACCGGCCATGCTCACCTTCATCGGCCTCGGGCTCTACGACGAGCGGTCGATCACCGTCGAGGGCCGGGAGGCGCTGCGAACCGCCGACCGCGCCTACGCCGAGTTCTACACTAGCGAGCTGCTCGGCGCGAGCGTCGCGGACCTCGAGGAAGCCCACGACACCAACATCGAGGTCCGCGACCGCGCCGGCGTCGAACAGCACCCCGACGATATCCTCTCGGCCGCGGAAACGGAAGACGTGGCCTTTCTGACCGCGGGCGACACGATGATCTCGACGACCCACGTCGACCTGCGCCTGCGGGCCCACGACCGCGAAATCGAGACGCGGGTGATCCACGGCGTCACCGCCCAGACGGCCGCCAGTTCGCTCACCGGCCTCCAGAACTACCGTTTCGGGAAAGCGACGACCCTCCCGTTCCCCTACGCCCACGGCGCCGACGGGCTTCCCGCCAGCGTCACGAACACGATCGACGCGAACCGCGAGGACGGCCTACACACCGTCGTCTACCTCGACATAAAAGTGGGCCACGAGCGGGCCGCGGAGGACGAGTACATGACCGCCGACGTCGGCGCCGAACTGCTCGCCGAGACGTATCCCGATCTCGTCGGCGTCGTCGTCGCCCGCGCGGGCAGTCCCGGTCCGCTCGTCGAGGCCGGAACGATGAGCGAACTCGCCGAGCGGGAGTTCGGCGACCCGCTGCACCTGCTCGTCGTTCCCGGGGAGTGCCACCTCCTCGAGGCCGACGCGCTGGTCGAACTCGCCGACGCCGATCGGGACGCGCTCGACGTCGTCTGAGACGGGGTGCGAGGCCGTGACTGAGACAGGGCGCACGGCGTCGTCTGAGACGCGTCGCGAGTCGTCGATCCCCGTCCCTCGAGCGCGGTCGAACGCGTGGCTATTTATGCCCGTAGTGGGAGTCGGGACCATGAGCGGTCGGGAGCGCACGGACGAACCGAGCGAGCGGGACGACGCGGTCGACGCGAGCGCCGCCACCGACTCGAGCACCGCGATCGGTGACGCCACGGCGAACGGGAATCGCGAACTGGACCCGGAGACGGTCGCGATCGCCCGCGACGAACTCCAGCGGACCTTCGACTACCAGGTCGAGCGCCTCCGGGAGATCGACGGCAAGGCCATCGAGATCTTGAAGGCGAACCTCCTGCTGATCGGGCTGGTCGTCACCGGCGGCTCGATCGTCTTCCAGACCGAGATCGACGTCGCGGCCTTCGCGAACCTCTTTACGATCGCCGGCACGCTGCTCCTGCTGGTCTCGACGGGACTGGCGGGGGTGACCTACATCGCCTCCAACCTCCGGGGCGGCGTCGACGGCGACGCCGTCGAGGTCGCGCTCGCGTCGGCTCGAGCCGCCGCGCCGTCGGACGCGAACCGGTTCGAGGAGCGCCTGCTGCGCAGCTACGGCCGCTGGATCGAGTACAACGCGCGGGTGACCGCGGTCAACGACATGTTCGCGACGATCACGGTCCTCATGGTGATCGCCGGGCTCGTCTACGTCGCCGCCGGCATCGCCGTCGGCGCGGTCGGCCCGTCGACGGTCGTCTCGGTGCTCTCCTTCCTCGTGCTGACGGTCGTGCTGGGCTGGCTCGGCGCCTTCGCGTACTACATGGATCACCTCGGCGTGAGCGAGGAGTCCTGGGAGGGGACGTTCGACGGCGTCCGCCTCTCGAAGGGCGTCACCCGGAAGCGGGGGCTCTCGACGCTCCGGACGATGCGCAGCGAGCGCGACGAGGCGGAAGCGGCCGAAGCGGAACGCGACGCGCCGTAGGACCTGATTCCGCCGGCGACGGTTATCCTTGCAGGACGCCCTCGAGTTCGTTCAGGAAGTCACCCGGCACCTCGACGTGGGGCGCGTGGCCCGTATTCCCGAAGACGACCTCCTCGAACTCGCCGCCCGCGTCCGCGTACTCCTCGAGGACGGCGCGGGTCTGGTCGACCATCGGCTGGGGCGGGAAGACGTCCTCGCCGGGCCAGTCGGGGACCTGCCCCATCCGGCCGAGCGTGCCGACGTCGAAGACGGACTCGTTGGAGACGATCTGATCCGAGTCGCCGCGAATCCACAGCACGGGCGGCTTCTCCTCGGGATCGATCTCGGTGATCTCATCGAGCGAGCAGTACTTCGGCGAGATGGCGTTGTTGACCCCCGTGTCGCCGGGTGCGGCGCCGGGCCAGTGCTCGCACTCGGTCGCGTTACCGGGGTAGTTCTCGTCGCCGGTTGCGGTGTCGAGCATCCCCGTCAGGTACGACTCCTCGCTCTCCTCGTCGAACACGTAGCTGGGATCGACGTAGAACGTCCGCAGGACCTTCCGGGGCGAGGACTGCCCCTCCTCGCCGCGGTCCCGATCCGCGAGGCCGGCGACGAACTCCTCGTTGCCGAGGCCGCCGCCGGAGCCGGCGTAGTCGTCGAAACACGGCGTTCCCTCCTCGTCCTTCGTCCCCCCGAAACCGTACGGCGAGAGCGGATTGAGCAGGACGAGCGAGTCGACCTGCTCGGGGTTGTCGATCGCGTACCGCATCGCCGCTCCGCCGCCGTTCGACCAGCCGACCAGCGTGACGGGGTCGGCGAGCTCGAGTTCGCCGAACAGCGCGCGGAGGTCCGCCTCGAAATCGCCGAGGCCGTTCGTCGCATCGATCGGCTTCGTTTCCGAATCGCCGTACCCCCGCAGGTCGGGCGCAATCGCGTGATAGCCGGCCGGGAGTTCCGTCATCACGTCCTCGAAGAAACGAGACGAAGAAACGTTACCGTGAATGAACACCACCGTCCCGCCGGCATCGTCAGCACCGTTCGGAGCGCCGGCCTCGAGGTAGTGTGTCTCGAGGCGATCGGTGTCGACAGTGTGGGAATCGATGCCGGCGAGGGTGTCGTCTCGCGTCTGGAGCATAGCCCCCGATACCACGTTCCCCCTGATAACTCCCGGTCCGGCACCGGCAGCCGACGCCGAATCAGAACCGACCGAGGAGGTCGTACAGTTCCGCTTCGGTCGCGTTGCCGTCTCTGATCGCCTCTCGAGGTGATCTGGGCCACGGGGTCGATTCGACGGTCTCGAGCGCTGTCGTCGGTGACAGTCCCCGTTCGCGGACGAGCCACGCCGCCGCGACGACGCCCGTACGGCCGAGCCCGGCGTTGCAGTGGATCGCGGCGCGGTGGCCGCCAGCCGTCATCGACTCGAGGATATCGACGGCCCTCGTGAGACGGTCGACTTCGGGGAGGTAGCGGTCCCGAATCGGGACGTGTGCGGTCTCGAAGGTCCCGTCGTAGGCGGCCGGGACTCCCCAGCGTGACGCCTCGCTCTCAGAGAGGAGACAGAGCACGGCGGACACGCCGCGATCGGAGAGGACGTCGGTCCACGCCGCGAGGTCGCCGCCGAGGTGGCCGGGCCGACAAGCCCCGAAGATCGGGACGTCGTCGGTGATAGGGCCGAAGTTCGCCGTCGTCATGACACCGCGTACGACCCTGTGGTACTTGAAAGCACACGCGACGATGGCGTCCGCGACGGTTGGACGCGACTGCGGCGTCCGCAAGGAAGAGTGCACGATCGAAGGGATGGCTCGGAGAGCGCGGTCAGTCGTCGCTCGCGGCGTCGGCGGGGGAACCAGCGTGGGCCGACCGACTCCGGAGCGAGGCCCCGACGAGCGCAGCGATGGCGGCGCAGCCGGCGATGACGGCGAACAGTACCGCGGGCGTCGAGTGAGTCAGGACGACCCCCGCCAGCGAGGCGCCGACCGCGCCGACCCCGAAGATCGCGGTGTAGGAGTAGCCGAAGGAGAGTCCCCTCGACTCCGCGGCGGTGTACGCCGAGACGGCTTCCTGATTGATCGGGGCGATCGCGAAGGCCGCGAATCCGAGGAGTCCGGCGACGGCGAGGAGCGGGACCAGCCCAGCGTTCGCCGCCGGAACGAACGCGATCGCGATCGCAGCGAGAACGGCGTATCCCCCCAGCAGCGCCGTCTCGACTCGGATCCGGTCGACGAGTTTTCCCCCGACGTACTGTCCGACGCCGCCGAGGAGCAGGAGTCCGGAGTAGACGTACTGGCTCGGCTCGAACGCGCGATCGAACGCCGTCACCGGATCGAACAGGGGCAGGTCGGCCAGAATGTCCGGCAGGAAGGTGAACGCGGCGCGGTAGTACAGCCCGTACAGGATTCCGGTCAGGAACACGAGGGCGAACCCGCCGGTGAACAGGCGCTTCGAACTGGCGACGAACGCCGCGAGGTCGCGGGGCTGGTCGCCGTCGGCCGTCCCGTCGTCTCCCCCGCGGGCGGCGGCCCCGGCAGTCTCATCGAACGTGAGTCGGAGTCCGACGGCCGTCGCGACGAGGGCCGGAACGACGAGCAGCGCGGCGACGGCTCGCCAGCCGACGAACGCGAGAAGCACCGCCGCGAACAGCGGTCCGATCGCGACGCCGACGTTCCCGGCCGCGCCGTGGTAGGCGAACGCCGTCCCCCGTTCCTTCGTCCCGCGGCTGATGAGCGCCAGCCCCGCCGGATGGTAGAGGCTCGCCGCGAGCCCCCACAGCAACAGCCCGATCGTCAGGACAGCGAGGGTCGGGGCGACGCTCACGATCCCGAACGACGCGGCCATCCCGAGCAGACACGCGGCGACGAGCCGCCTCGAGCCGAACCGGTCGGCGAGCAGCCCGCTCGGGAGGGCGCCGATCCCGATCAGCGCGTAGCTCGCGCCGACGATGGCGCCCAGAAACGCCGCCGTCGTCGAGAACGCCTCG
It encodes the following:
- a CDS encoding PAS domain S-box protein, yielding MGTRADASEGSFWGDAENDVALQRYQTLVNTIDDGIYQLDSNGRFVAVNEVIVETTGYTRDELLGEHVSLVLAENDIVDIEREIRTRVTAEDDSIATLELGIQTADGGTVPCELRINPLMDGGEFEGTIGVARDLSEQKHRLDTLESTRDSYESIATVLDESDIGAFVIDGDLEVAWIDETAEEYFGLDRNEIIGRDKRQVLEETMKHNFADPERFEETVSGVYEDNSYTERFECRLTADDDREGRWLEHYSKPVETGQYAGGRIELYYDITDRKRSEDALRESEEEFRSLADAVEEYAIFRLDSDGSVVSWNEGASRIKGYDRNEILGEHFSTFYTEEDRDAGVPERNLERALENGSVEDEGWRVRQDGTRFWANVTISAVRDADGTHRGYLKVTRDMTDRREREQELESELQRMLGRISDAFYAVDEDFHFTHVNERAEELLQHSEEELLGKRLWDVFPSAAEIDDVWEAFHTARDEQEATSYELYYDTLDFWVEANLYPSETGISVYFRDVTERKKREQARKESEQRYRTLAEYFPNGLVTLFDHDLEYTLAAGQGFDWIPVDPDDLEGKNFRDVWPDETVDDLEPAFQAALEGEEASIELCYEGREWVLRSVPITDERGDVFAGMTMAQDITEQKERERYLEDAKAQLEAATEAGAVGTWEWRIPEDTFVTGASFARTFGVDPDAAREGVPLERITSSIHEDDRERVERKIQEAVESGDEYEEEYRVWNADGELRWVVARGHVECDEDGDPITFPGALTDITERKQAELEAQEQRKQLETLFDVLPVGAVVSDADGSMIRANDTAKEIWGGDVFNADGFEDYEKYSAVWADSGEGVEPEDWTMYQVLQGEEVMEPNVYEITTFDDGRRIIMEHGMPVRNERGDVSRAVVTLTDITERRKSQRKLEATVEKLEESNERLEQFAYAASHDLQEPLRMVTSYLQLLESRYADAFDEDGREFLEFAVDGAERMREMIDGLLAYSRVETRGDPIEPIELEDVFSDVVDNLQIQIEETDAEITTERLPRVKGDDTQMRQVFQNLLSNAITYSGDEPPRVHVGARRRGQKWVISVEDEGIGIDPDDQDRIFTVFDRLHSQEEHSGTGIGLALCERIVERHEGEIWVESEPGEGSTFSFTLPAAE
- a CDS encoding class I SAM-dependent methyltransferase produces the protein MDVPCVRVPREEGEAARQRLADADLIDDDYELTVEDGSLYVPVADPAAVPEDLEVVSRPLEERETQTTPADLLGFEPSYERLGRAALIDEDDPERARAIADAIVASDLPLETVLNKASKVKGETRVRDWELLAGENTVVVHREYGCEFLLDLAAVYFSPRLATERHRVTEQVSEGEHAFDMFAGVGPFAIPVAKRGAECVGVDVNPDAIDYLRENARRNGVADRVTAVCEDVREVAPEYADWGDRVVMNLPHSADEFLESAVAVAGDDCVLHYYDIQHEDDPFGPGERAIRDAAEPAYDVTVETERVVRSYAPHELNVCLDVRLER
- a CDS encoding Rieske (2Fe-2S) protein, which translates into the protein MRELTTVETVHEEGSWLFTVRDQYGEQDEVILVPCDDGAEAWINRCTHEAQRFDTGRGVPMRDGQIICPKHGSMFDSCSGYCDNGEAADTTLPAVDITVRDDGRIVLDDDEFTFVGEGGIDDNEDGGDDGPASTSHIGF
- a CDS encoding RidA family protein yields the protein MDRQTVSSDTEWEPKVGYSRAVRAGSHVHVAGTTATDEDGSVVAPGDPYRQTERALEIVADALAEAGANLEDVVRTRIYTVDRNGSWSRRAIRRIHRADLQSTVYVTDIDDWEAIGRARGEVFGEIRPAASMVEVQRLIDPDHCVEIEAVAITDDGR
- the dph5 gene encoding diphthine synthase — protein: MLTFIGLGLYDERSITVEGREALRTADRAYAEFYTSELLGASVADLEEAHDTNIEVRDRAGVEQHPDDILSAAETEDVAFLTAGDTMISTTHVDLRLRAHDREIETRVIHGVTAQTAASSLTGLQNYRFGKATTLPFPYAHGADGLPASVTNTIDANREDGLHTVVYLDIKVGHERAAEDEYMTADVGAELLAETYPDLVGVVVARAGSPGPLVEAGTMSELAEREFGDPLHLLVVPGECHLLEADALVELADADRDALDVV
- a CDS encoding alpha/beta hydrolase, translating into MLQTRDDTLAGIDSHTVDTDRLETHYLEAGAPNGADDAGGTVVFIHGNVSSSRFFEDVMTELPAGYHAIAPDLRGYGDSETKPIDATNGLGDFEADLRALFGELELADPVTLVGWSNGGGAAMRYAIDNPEQVDSLVLLNPLSPYGFGGTKDEEGTPCFDDYAGSGGGLGNEEFVAGLADRDRGEEGQSSPRKVLRTFYVDPSYVFDEESEESYLTGMLDTATGDENYPGNATECEHWPGAAPGDTGVNNAISPKYCSLDEITEIDPEEKPPVLWIRGDSDQIVSNESVFDVGTLGRMGQVPDWPGEDVFPPQPMVDQTRAVLEEYADAGGEFEEVVFGNTGHAPHVEVPGDFLNELEGVLQG
- a CDS encoding protein-tyrosine phosphatase family protein — translated: MTTANFGPITDDVPIFGACRPGHLGGDLAAWTDVLSDRGVSAVLCLLSESEASRWGVPAAYDGTFETAHVPIRDRYLPEVDRLTRAVDILESMTAGGHRAAIHCNAGLGRTGVVAAAWLVRERGLSPTTALETVESTPWPRSPREAIRDGNATEAELYDLLGRF
- a CDS encoding MFS transporter; amino-acid sequence: MDRNDRVVTAFAMLGHATFHTYELVLPIFVVIWLEAFSTTAAFLGAIVGASYALIGIGALPSGLLADRFGSRRLVAACLLGMAASFGIVSVAPTLAVLTIGLLLWGLAASLYHPAGLALISRGTKERGTAFAYHGAAGNVGVAIGPLFAAVLLAFVGWRAVAALLVVPALVATAVGLRLTFDETAGAAARGGDDGTADGDQPRDLAAFVASSKRLFTGGFALVFLTGILYGLYYRAAFTFLPDILADLPLFDPVTAFDRAFEPSQYVYSGLLLLGGVGQYVGGKLVDRIRVETALLGGYAVLAAIAIAFVPAANAGLVPLLAVAGLLGFAAFAIAPINQEAVSAYTAAESRGLSFGYSYTAIFGVGAVGASLAGVVLTHSTPAVLFAVIAGCAAIAALVGASLRSRSAHAGSPADAASDD